The window gagaataaaaaaaataataatttatgtgtgtatgtaacttgtcttcAGCTATTATTGTAAgaaagaaactttgttttggttcattgtatgtaagtaccTGCTAAATTGAACGAATTGTGTAAAAATACTGACGTGGTGGTCTCTCATTGGGCCACGTATCAGATGTTTGATGGTGCCACGTTAGTATCTGGCTGATTTTTTACACAATTCGTTCAGTTTTGAAAcaaacttacatacaatgaaccaaaacaaagtttctttcTTACAATAGTAGCTgaagacaagttacatacacacacaaattctttttcctaaaaaaaacaagttaaaatatgtcTAGTGGTCCAACCCTAAGATCAACGGTGTTCCGGTTTGCCCACCGATTATCGAGTCAACTGGCCGGCAGTTTTCGCGAACGTTTCAACAGCAAAAGAATAGAGGGAAATTAACAGCGATATTGAAGGTGATTGTTAACAATTAACGGTGATGCGATATGTTGAGATGCACAAAAATTAATGGTACTGTTGATGGTGGTTACCAGTGTTGGTGGTTCCAACAGCTTGTATAAGCCGCTTAAGAAGTTGTATGTTGAAGCGGACAGGGGTTGATGCAAACTGCCGTTGGTGGTTTCTGGTGGTGGTTGaagatttatgatatatatgtatatctatactactttaaaaaaaatatatacctcatgttgaaagttaaacaGGGGAATTGTCTAAAATACCTCTCCCCGCAAAAACAACTTTCCCCTTATTTGAAAGTCGTAATGAACCATTTACTGTTTTCGATAATCACTACATGAGACATCTTGTTAATGGTATTTACTGTACCGCACGGATACCATACTAgtgtttatgtatatgtatagaaaTTGTACATCTGGCTTAacagtatttaaaaaaaaggaataagTAGAGGCTCTGAGTTGCACgcaattaattattaatgtatatcaattgagaagaaaaataaaataaaataagaaagaagatgatggaaattaaaagaataaaaaaataggaGGTTGTGAGGAACACGCAAAAACAGACatgacttttaaaaatatatataaggaatGGGTATTTTGGGAGGTTTTTATTCgagtgttaaaaaaattaaataattacactacgaatctttattttttaatgaattgaaGCCAAGTAGCTAACCACCAAGAGGAAATCATTCATACAGGAGTATAattttcctatatataatgAGGGCAAAGGTGCTTTTGTAGATATATAGAGAAACATACAACAAATGGCTGCCACCAATAATCACGGGTTGTTGACATATCTTGAAAGATGTCGAGTCTCAGCACCACCAAAAACCGTGGGAGAAAGAACTTTGACACCAACTTTCATGGATTTGCTAAACATATCCGTCCATCCGGTTAACCGAGTTTACTTGTATGAGTTTCCACATTCTACATCTCATTTCATTAAAACACTTATTCCCAAACTCAAACACTCGTTGTCCATTACTCTTCAACATTTTTTTCCTTATGCAAGTAAATTGGTCATGTTTCCTAATAATGTCACCAAAAAGCCTGAAATCCGTCATGTTGAGGGTGATTCCATTGCGTTAACATTTGCCGAGTCTAGTCTTGATTTCGTTGATCTTGTAGGAGATCATCCTCGAGAGTGTAACAAGTTTCACCTTCTTTTACCTCAATTAGAATGTCCATGTAATGAATATGATCAAAATGATCATGACTACTTGACAAAATTTCCTATTTTTGCTCTTCAAATTACAATTTTCCCACACTTGGGCATTTCAATTGGTCTCACCACTCACCACATCCTTTGTGATGCAAAAACCGCGCAAGATTTCTTAATGGCGTGGACTTCGATAACTAAAAATGGTACGGATGAGGTATACTTAGCCGGTGGATTCTTACCATTTTATGATAGATCATCCGTTATCAAATACTCTAATACTACCTCTATAGATGAAATTTACATGGCTGATCAACCATGGATCCAAATTCTTGAAAAAATGTACCAACCCCGTCGTTCTGTTGTAACACAGAATGATAGAGTTGTTGGCACGTTCCACTTGACAAAAACACAAATCAATTTGCTTAAAAAATGGGTCTTGGTTCAACTTCCAGCATTGGAATACGTATCATCCTTCATAGTAGGTTGTGCTTATGTGTGGATTTGCATGGCCAAATCACGGAATATCATTGATCTTCTTGGAAAAAAGAAGGATGATGATGAGTTCGAAGAAATAGAAGAAGCCTTTTCTTGTCATGCAAATTTGAGGGGTCGTTTGGATCCACCTGTAGTTCCCGAAGGTTATTTTGGAAATTGTGTGGTGCCATGTATCACCACAGCTAAACGCGCGCTTCTTATAGGAAACAAAGGATTTCCAAAAGCCGTTGAGGTCCTAGTAAAATGTATAACAGATACGGTCAAGAGTAACAAAGATGTGTTTGAAGATGCGGAGACATGGATGCAGAGGATTACCTCATTGCGTAAACCGGCAATCAGCATGGCAGGATCTCCAAAGTTCAAAGTTTACGACGTTGATTTCGGATGGGGAAAGCCAAAAAAGCATGAGGGTATAAAAATAAACAGCAATGCGAGTGATGTGATCACAATTGATGCAAGCAGGGAATCACCACAAGATTTGGAGTTCGGTTTATCCCTTTGTGCTAAGCAGATGTCTGCTTTTATCGGTATATTTGACCACGAAATATCGAGCATCCTATCTCATCATCACTAATGATCGAGTTGATGTGGGgatcaattaattaatgtatatatgatgattgttggttgttaatttgtttgatatatatatatatatatatatatatatgagacaatcaaataagaacagttttaaaataagaatggtgagaacacttaaaaaatatctttttgatgcattaaaagtccataaaactaacatagtgcttaactaattatcattatttaagtgtttaacaacacgtacattgatccgtcaaaatcgaaaaaatcacgttttttgttttgtgcatcaatcttggatgcatattcatcaaaatgatgcatccaacaaaaaacgtgattttttcgattttgtcagaacaatgtgttgttaaacactcaaataattataattagttaagcactatgtcagttttatggacttttaatgcatcaaaatgtagtttttaagtgttcttatttgttctcattttaatttcattcttaTTTGATAGGtaacctctatatatatatatatatatactctgtAGTATGTCAGCTCTCGATTTCAATAAAGGAAATTGCATTGTACTCGTATATAATAAAGAACCACAATGAAAGGCAACTGGTTTGAGCAGGCTTCCTAAAGTTATAAAATGTAACATTAATATCAATAAGAAAAAATTGGATCGAGTAGTTAAAACCGTGACATATATAGGTTATGGGTTTAATCCTTACTACTTAGGTGGTGTTTGATaaacatttaataaataatttgtgACTTAATCAAGaatacttaatccattaagtcatcaaaagtgtttgtttttttgacttaataaacaaaaaataacgtattgacttaatttatacagatattatttatccattcagtcactttATCAATTCAGTCATATGACTAAAAAACAAACAGGCCTTTAGTTTTGCAAGGCCGTATGCCTATTTCTATGTTAAATCCGACCCGAAAcagtctttttattttaactaggAGTAAAATTGTATACATATTAACTATAGATAGGCGATGAAAAAGATACCCAGAAGGCTTCAGGTCGGATCGAGGTCTCATTAGCTGAAGAAGATCCTGGCCAATTCACGTGGCCCGCTTGACGAATGTCAGCGACCGATCGAAACATCATATACGTACCCACCGACTATCCAAAATGCATTTGTAAATTCTCTCACAAAATAATATACTTTATTAAATCtccaaaataaaacaataaatgaaaTCAACATACGTACAGTAGAAAATCAACGTTAATCAcgtttcattatatatattaatacaaaaaaaaatacagtgtgatagccaaatgtcttatcCATACGGGCTCCAcaattggatttaaaaattcgtcgaaagtatatcgaatgacctctctaatgaaagtgcatgaaattttatgaagacccatataatttttataacttatcgatgtccggtttttgagataaaagattttgaatgaattagacgaataaaatgatttatgaatgagaGGGAAAATGAGttgttgaaatttgaaaagagagatgaaatgatgaaaaaatgaaaagttgaaaaaattcaacatgaacaaatgctttataatatacgagagcaagtacccgcgcgttgcggcggtaaaatgatAAGGGTGATAGTGATAGGTCaaaggaggtgatatgtcatagagtgtcatagtcaaatgccttagccacacgggctccgtccttggatttaaaaatttgtcgaaaatatatcgaatgacatctctaatgaaagaacatgaaattttaagaacacccatataatttttataatttatcgatgaacggttattgagataaaagattttgaaaaaattagaggaataaaatgatttatgaaggaaagagaaagttgtatgcattgatgtatAGTATATCAtacattatcatgtgtacattgaatgttaaaagttgaaaagtgaatttattttataatatagtatagaataCTAATATATCATGCTATTGGACATGAGcagtaaaagaaaattttttaaactattagtagatgagatgggtacccgcgcaatgcggcggcggtggctgCAACTGGTGGTGCTAGTGGCGATGGTGATatcgatgtggttattaatctaaaagttttTGACGTAAATAAtagtaatgtagttattttatggagGATATGGAAAAttgtaggcattgatgtatgcatgaattattttatgtacattgttgaaattgaaagttaaaagttaaaaccttatttgctttataatataatactagtgcttagaccccgtgcgatgcacggacaaccctaaataatttttcttaaactttattttaagattgtatcaatgaataaatataactgagttggacataataaaaatattcttatgagttgattaatttaaagaagaagaatgctagatataccttgggatttattaatgatacacgagagcttaaaacgcgtacattgcacgccaAAGAGAAATTGTAAAatggattgcccatagtaggcgcatataagaaggattatgttggttacctggatgtgataggtattatgaattttcccccactttgatatatagacccatgTAAATGCgttataaccttaaataatttctttaacaccagttcaagcatgcattTAGCGAattaaatgtactcctattacaactaatgaccattttaaaaaaaattaatgacttaaaatgcattagaaaagtcttatttagcactaaaataaaccaaatatacctcataattttcatcacaaatttgataggctgttctttgtataagatttaaaatttgttgatcattcattttaactccaatagcaccagtggcatctacaatcctaacttgcacattaaacctacaaaaaaaaaaaaacagagatacaattttaccacacaacttaatgattatagagttttaatatgaaatataaatatatatatatatataggattgacgagaactccttccttgttacatgaacaacaaatccacattttgttgtcccttaaagcatcaataatgtcgactgcatccatgtagagatcggtcaacttaacttcttgagaacagttcacacattccattgaataccataactggtcggttggaataaaactgattgttgcaacaacaaccactttatcaaactgtcaaaatgaaaatgtttatacattagaatgttaaaaagctagttataaattcgaaagaaagttatgttaaaaagtaatctaatcaaaaaagaattttcacaaacaatgaatacttacatgttcgtccatcaggatcatctcaatactacctatgttattaacatctccatatagaggttgcttccatagccgcaaattttaaccgttatcgtacatggcttattatttggacgcaaatttctaattgaaacatggtttagtgaagccatgctaaaattgatctgttatgtgtttacgttttgaaatgccttaaaactgaatgaaagtggccttatatagacatagacatgcaaagaagtaaccgccacaagcaatacatgaacggttacatattcaaattttcgaaaatttgaacttcttgaaagcataactaatccgttttcgtaaatttgaacttcttataaaagtaactaatccgtaaaccttccaaggagcaatattgtaataatttttgggctttcttgcatttttaagcatgtcgcataagcaataactaacaaattttgaagtgagatttatataatgtagggataagtatatagatatagatatcaaTAGTATTGATATTGTTGGGGATAAtgaagatatataaataaaaaatcggATACTCCGAAAGGTTTGTAATCATATCACTTTCAGATCAAGAATATTTGACGATTTAACCAAACTAATTAgtcaaatttatttaattagaaaattGAATGTGACCAAGTGAcaagaaaagatgaagaaaaagatTGGTAAATCAAGTTAATTAAGTTGGACCAAAATATACGAATGCGAAAAACATACATGCGTATTGAAAGCCAATTTACTATCGAGTACCATTATGCACTGTTTAATGAAGACTTTTtgtatagtatatatttttgtaaagcTTTATTATTTTGCTATGAccatacaaaattttaaaaggttGTAGAACAAAATACTTGTCATACGAGTAAATCCTAAGGGGTATTTAGTTCATGGAATTTTTAAGATTTTCTTGGAATTGGAATGTTAATTCCATTCATGAAGGTGTTTGGTTGGCAAAATAATAGAATTTGAATTCAAAACTTTTCTATGAATTCCTTAAAATAAAGAATCTATAATTCCATCACTAACTTGATGGAATGTTTAAACATTCCATGGAATTCACCCCTTTTACTCAAATACCCTTTTATCTAAAACAGAAAAATCTTCTCTGTATCGTTGAAGAATGCTGCCTCCTTTAAACAACCATCACCATCCGCCACCATCAATGTTTCACTATTGTTGGCTGTCGGATTTTAACAACCATCATCATCCGCCGTCATTGATGTCTTGTTGTTGGGGCATGTTTGATTATAACAGAAATAGATCTATGCGTatatagtatattattattattattattattattattattattattattattggatgAAAAATGAATTAGAGGTAAAGGATAGATAAAGTTGAATGACGGAAAAAAAGTGTTGTCGATCatgattcaagatggagaattgGAGATAGTGAGTTGTTGTGAAAAGATGTGTACATGGTGGGTGTGTACATCATAGACtaacatatatttgtttattattttattaatattattatttttatttttatattttattattaatacagtaataattttgaagatcaagtcatatgtttataaataatatacgagtataattttatgatgataattgttattatttatattttattaagatattataaaattttaatgataAAGGGTAATTTTGTCATTCGTTATAATTTCAATTCAGATTCCTTAGttgaattctgtcaaccaaacacataacaagttttaaaactttccaattccaattctttcaaattccaatttcttTAACAGATTAcaattctttcaaaaacattctgcgaaccaaacgccTCCTAAGCATCCTTTCCCCTAGTGAGGAGTGAATAGTATTTAAAATAGTGGTTCCATCATGTGCAATTGTGCAATGCTGTCTCACATCAGGGGCTTTTCTTAAACTTGGTCACATGTTATTGAAGATGGGATGTGAGAGCAACAACacggtgttgttgttgttttgacCATTATCCAATTTCTTAAATAAGAAATAGAGGCAATTAAcaaacaacaatatatatatatatggacaataaaataagaacagttttaaaataaaaacggtgagataccttaaaaacatcattttgatgcattaaaagtacataaaactaacatagtgcataactaattatctttatttaagtgtttaactacacattgattcatcaaaatcgaaaaaatcacgttatttgttggatgcatcattttgatgattatgcatccaagatggatgcacaaaacaaaaaacatgattatttcgattttgacggatgaatgtgttgttaaacacttaaatatagataattagttctgcactatgttagttttatggacttttaatgcatcaaaatgatgtttgtaaggtgttctcaccgttcttattttaaaactgttctcactggagtgttaccctatatatatatatatatatataatattatatatgtatatatgggtgagatattttgagaccacctcttattttaggaccaactaggaccattaatttttgtacaccatcatcatctactacgatatacaagatttttttgtaaaaacactaagactttccggcgacgggcccaccagaaaatcatgtgtaagttaacttacatatgtgtaagttacctacacatgattttccggcacatgtgtaagttaatagAGGCAATTAAcaaacaacaatatatatatatatatatatatatggacaataaaataagaacagttttaaaataaaaacggtgagataccttaaaaacatcattttgatgcattaaaagtacataaaactaacatagtgcataactaattatctttatttaagtgtttaactacacattgattcatcaaaatcgaaaaaatcacgttatttgttggatgcatcattttgatgattatgcatccaagatggatgcacaaaacaaaaaacatgattatttcgattttgacggatgaatgtgttgttaaacacttaaatatagataattagttctgcactatgttagttttatggacttttaatgcatcaaaatgatgtttgtaaggtgttctcaccgttcttattttaaaactgttctcactggagtgttaccctatatatatatatatatatatatatatataatattatatatgtatatatgggtgagatattttgagaccacctcttattttaggaccaactaggaccattaatttttgtacaccatcatcatctactacgatatacaagatttttttgtaaaaacactaagactttccggcgatgggcccaccagaaaatcatgtgtaagttaacttacatatgtgtaagttacctacacatgattttccggcacatgtgtaagttaacttacacatgatttttctgtgggtccgtcgctggaaagtcttagtgtttttacaaaaaagttttgtatattgttgtagatgatgatgatggtgtgtaagttacgaaaatcaatggtcttttttggactttttttagttggtctcaaattatctttcccatatatatatatagggtcgCTTTCAAATGAGAATagaattaaaatgagaacacttaaaaactacattttgatgcattaaaagtccataaaactaacatagtgtttaactaattatcattatataagtgtttaacaacacattgatccgtcaaaataaaaaaaatcacgttttttggtggatgcattattttgaagaatatgcatctaagatggatgcacaaaacaaaaaacatgattttcttgattttgacaggccaatgtgttgttatacacttaaataatgataattagttaagcactatgttagttttatggacttttaatgcatcaaaatgatgttttttaagtgttctcaccgttcttaatTTAAGACTGTTATCACtggagtgttatatatatatactaggtttttgacTCGCGCGATGCGCGATACTTTTGAAATTGATGTTCAATTAATTTGGTTAaaaaaattagtgaataaatgtGTGACTTTTTAAAACTTTGTTTCAAGAATAAAATAGTGTTACATTTTTATCAAATCTTTTCAAAAAATAccaaagttttgattaaaaaaaacagttaACTAAAGAATGAAGTTTATTTCTTATCAAATGTTGATTATGACACAAATAGCCAAAAAAGAAGCTACAAAATATAATAGAGATCACTTATAAAACACACAAATTCTTGGTATTCAACTGTATAgagaaaaaacaaattattgGATATCAATCACAATAAGAGAGATAATTCTGACCATTTAGCTAACCCGTTCAATTTATCCGTTTGGCATGATCACATAATTTTTTTCTGTTGATTGGGTTGGTGGTCCATTGATAAGGTATTTGACCTTGAGATGATACACATGGATCTGAGtcccacttcccacatttgtggtggtggattaataggggttttttCGAGAGTCCTTGTTTTCAGGCATACGTATAATTTAGTAGTATGAGTAGAATAaaaatgtcgttaaaaaaaatgatcacATAAATTTACATGAATGGAGAATTCATTTTGCAATAATATGAAAGTTAAACCTTATTTTTTaacaaagtaaaagaaaaaattagtcgtttacaaattttatcaaaaacatGCCCTGTGTTTTACTGAACTCTTGTTACTCtatcaaaaactttttttaatatataatgaaataacATAAATGAATGGTGATTGAGTTATTTCAAAAtcaataaactaataatctaaTTGCAGTATAATcatcattaaaaataatataaataaatgaaatacattacaaactaaaataaaaggaaatcgagctttaaaaaaaggttaaaacataaatgaatgGTAATGGACTTATATCaaaatcaataaactaaaaaccCGTTTGTAATATAATCATACAAActaaaacgaaagaaaaaagaGTTACGTAccaaattaaaaagatttaaaattgACACATAAATTCAAGGTGTAACTATGTATTGTGAAGAtttagatttatcattttctatgtaatcttttgattatataaatttagttttttatatggaattagttttttttattttgtatatacatatacataggTTTAATTTAATACATAATATTTAGTTTGAAATAatatggagatgacacataagataaatcttatgtggcaatttttaaggATGGTTTTGAGTTGATGTGGATGTCGGATAActactattttataaattatatatatatatatatatatatttaaagatggTTTTTGTCTCGTGTCGTTTATATAACATGGCCAAAAACTGCCAATCATGACATTAAAGATGGTACGACCATACAAAATTTTAGGTACTTTTGCAAATAAAGATGATTGAGATAACAAAGATGGTACCAACTAAAAGATACTCCGTATCGTTTATCATGTATTTCGTATATATCTCTATCAAGATATTGTAGTATAGCCAAATATCTGACATATATAGGAAACTTGATTAAGTTTGTGAATGGGTCAAAGACAGTCAATACTAAATGTAAAGTTTGTTGGGTCAAAAACTATGATCTTCCTGCGGCTGCTTGGGCCATGGGCCAATAGGCATTGTAGATAGGGAACCCGTTTGTTCGTTAAGTTGAAATGACACAAACACAATGGTTAAAACttaacttaaaagaatcgaTTATTTCACAACGATTCAATGGACCGTTGCAACCATTTAGTAGTATCTATTAGTTGTTAGTTATGTACAGTATATATGTTTGTGCCTGTGAACAACTAACAATCAACCCATTACATgatatattactattattattgaaaGTAATAGCTCTCTCCGGCAACTTAATTACCTTGTTGGCTTGTTTATTACCAAGATTGTGATTCAAGGGCGAATCATAGTTCAGTGACTTGAATTCAACATTTGGTTAAAGAACCTTTGATTCCGATATACCaagaaataaacaataatgataaagctaaaatatttaaaatgtgAACGTTGCTCTTCATTTCTACCTTGCGCTAGGTTGCTATCTGCCTTTTATGGGTTAAAAAATAGGGGTGGTATAAAAGCTTTAAGTTTTTTATGGGTTAAAAATAGGGGTGGACTGATTGTAATGTCTTAGGAACATTGGAAATTCTTTAGAGTTAGCAGATTTGACTTTGTAGTCTTATGTTGTTTTGGTGTTAA is drawn from Erigeron canadensis isolate Cc75 chromosome 9, C_canadensis_v1, whole genome shotgun sequence and contains these coding sequences:
- the LOC122583507 gene encoding malonyl-coenzyme A:anthocyanin 3-O-glucoside-6''-O-malonyltransferase-like → MAATNNHGLLTYLERCRVSAPPKTVGERTLTPTFMDLLNISVHPVNRVYLYEFPHSTSHFIKTLIPKLKHSLSITLQHFFPYASKLVMFPNNVTKKPEIRHVEGDSIALTFAESSLDFVDLVGDHPRECNKFHLLLPQLECPCNEYDQNDHDYLTKFPIFALQITIFPHLGISIGLTTHHILCDAKTAQDFLMAWTSITKNGTDEVYLAGGFLPFYDRSSVIKYSNTTSIDEIYMADQPWIQILEKMYQPRRSVVTQNDRVVGTFHLTKTQINLLKKWVLVQLPALEYVSSFIVGCAYVWICMAKSRNIIDLLGKKKDDDEFEEIEEAFSCHANLRGRLDPPVVPEGYFGNCVVPCITTAKRALLIGNKGFPKAVEVLVKCITDTVKSNKDVFEDAETWMQRITSLRKPAISMAGSPKFKVYDVDFGWGKPKKHEGIKINSNASDVITIDASRESPQDLEFGLSLCAKQMSAFIGIFDHEISSILSHHH